Proteins encoded in a region of the Acidobacteriota bacterium genome:
- a CDS encoding F0F1 ATP synthase subunit epsilon codes for MAIPTTLRLEFVTPERAIVHDEVDELQLPGEEGFLGVLPGHTPMLVSLKVGEMWYRKGTEKFHGFVGFGFAEILPDRVTILARIAEKADDIDLERAQSAKRRAEERLAEVVKGGVSEMDYERARIALLRAITRLQVSQHARTRG; via the coding sequence ATGGCCATCCCCACGACCTTACGCCTTGAATTCGTCACGCCGGAGCGTGCGATCGTCCACGACGAAGTGGACGAGCTGCAGCTGCCCGGCGAGGAAGGGTTCCTCGGAGTCCTGCCGGGACACACCCCCATGCTCGTCAGCCTGAAGGTGGGCGAGATGTGGTACCGGAAAGGCACCGAGAAGTTTCACGGCTTTGTCGGTTTCGGATTTGCCGAGATTCTTCCCGACCGTGTGACCATCCTGGCGCGTATCGCCGAAAAGGCCGACGACATCGATCTGGAACGTGCCCAGTCTGCCAAGCGGCGCGCCGAAGAACGACTGGCCGAAGTCGTCAAGGGCGGCGTGTCGGAAATGGACTACGAGCGCGCTCGCATCGCGCTGCTGCGGGCGATCACACGCCTGCAGGTATCACAACACGCGCGGACCCGCGGCTGA
- the atpD gene encoding F0F1 ATP synthase subunit beta, translated as MSVATAVKVGKVVQIIGPVVDIEFAGGDLPAIYNAVRITGQAGTNTVDVIVEVEQHLGENRVRTVAMKATDGLQRGMDATDQGGPISMPVGPQTLGRVLNVLGEPVDFPDRPVESAERWPIHREAPTLEEQSTELKMFETGIKVIDLLEPYLTGGKIGLFGGAGVGKTVIIQELIHNIAVKHGGVSVFGGVGERTREGNDLWLEFQESGVIDPNDPAKSRAALVYGQMTEPPGARLRVALSALTVAEYFRDAEGKDVLLFIDNIFRFTQAGSEVSALLGRMPSAVGYQPTLLSEMGELQERITSTRKGSITSVQAIYVPADDYTDPAPATTFAHLDATTNLSRAIAELGIYPAVDPLASTSRILDPRVIGDEHYNVARQVKQILQRYKDLQDIIAILGIDELSEDDKLTVSRARKIQKFLSQPFFVAEQFTGLKGAYVTVAETVRGFKEIVEGKHDDIPEQAFYLAGTIDEVIERSKKQ; from the coding sequence ATGTCAGTTGCAACAGCAGTGAAGGTTGGCAAGGTCGTCCAGATCATCGGGCCGGTCGTGGACATCGAATTCGCCGGTGGCGATCTGCCGGCCATCTACAACGCCGTCCGTATCACCGGACAGGCCGGCACCAACACCGTTGACGTCATCGTCGAAGTGGAGCAGCACCTGGGTGAAAACCGGGTGCGCACCGTCGCGATGAAAGCGACCGACGGATTGCAGCGCGGCATGGACGCCACCGACCAGGGCGGCCCCATCTCGATGCCGGTTGGACCGCAGACGCTGGGGCGCGTGCTCAACGTGCTGGGCGAACCGGTGGACTTTCCGGATCGTCCGGTGGAATCCGCCGAGCGGTGGCCCATTCACCGCGAGGCGCCGACGCTTGAAGAGCAGTCAACTGAACTGAAAATGTTCGAGACGGGCATCAAGGTCATCGACCTGCTCGAACCGTATCTCACGGGCGGCAAGATCGGGTTGTTCGGTGGCGCCGGCGTCGGCAAGACCGTCATCATCCAGGAACTCATCCACAACATCGCCGTGAAACACGGCGGCGTGTCGGTGTTCGGCGGCGTCGGCGAACGCACGCGTGAAGGTAACGACCTCTGGCTGGAATTCCAGGAGAGCGGCGTTATCGACCCGAACGACCCGGCCAAGTCGCGCGCTGCGCTTGTGTACGGCCAGATGACCGAGCCGCCGGGTGCGCGTCTGCGCGTGGCGCTGTCGGCGCTCACCGTGGCCGAGTACTTCCGCGATGCCGAGGGCAAGGACGTGCTGCTGTTCATCGACAACATCTTCCGGTTCACGCAGGCCGGTTCGGAAGTGTCGGCGCTCCTGGGCCGCATGCCGTCGGCCGTCGGTTACCAGCCCACGCTGCTGTCGGAAATGGGCGAGTTGCAGGAACGCATCACGTCCACGCGCAAGGGATCGATCACCTCGGTGCAGGCCATCTACGTGCCCGCCGACGACTACACGGACCCGGCGCCTGCCACCACGTTTGCGCACCTTGACGCCACGACGAACCTGTCGCGCGCCATTGCCGAACTTGGCATTTACCCGGCCGTGGATCCGCTCGCGTCCACCTCGCGCATTCTCGACCCGCGCGTCATCGGCGACGAACACTACAACGTGGCCCGTCAGGTGAAGCAGATTCTGCAGCGCTACAAGGACCTGCAGGACATCATCGCCATCCTCGGCATCGACGAACTGTCGGAAGACGACAAGCTCACGGTGTCGCGCGCGCGCAAGATCCAGAAGTTCCTGTCGCAGCCGTTCTTCGTGGCCGAACAGTTCACCGGCCTCAAGGGCGCGTATGTCACCGTTGCCGAGACGGTGCGCGGCTTCAAGGAAATTGTCGAGGGCAAACACGACGACATTCCGGAACAGGCGTTTTACCTGGCCGGCACGATTGACGAAGTCATCGAACGGTCGAAGAAGCAGTAA
- the atpG gene encoding ATP synthase F1 subunit gamma, translated as MPSLIDMRRRIRAVKNTQQITKAMKMVAASKLRRAQERVMGTRPFAKQARHVLASIAARVDQSHHPLLAQRAGVKTGKTLLIVMSSDKGLCGSFNTNIVKTVGVYLREHKGREIALGLVGKKGREALGRRGFPIRFEYTAMPKVIGFAEAEAVAQPAMEDFIAGKVDSVHLVYNEFKSVMQQNLVVEQLLPMEPIEVGKNEAGTVDYLYEPSPQRIFDELLPRLVEAQVLRALLESSAAEHAARMTAMDAATRNSADMIEGLTLTMNKVRQAAITREIIEVVSGSQAQ; from the coding sequence ATGCCTTCACTAATTGACATGCGGCGGCGCATCCGCGCCGTCAAGAACACGCAGCAGATTACGAAGGCGATGAAGATGGTCGCCGCGTCAAAGCTGCGTCGCGCCCAGGAGCGCGTGATGGGCACGCGCCCGTTCGCGAAGCAGGCCAGGCACGTGCTGGCGAGCATTGCCGCGCGCGTCGATCAGTCGCATCACCCGCTGCTCGCGCAGCGCGCCGGCGTCAAAACAGGCAAGACACTGCTCATCGTCATGAGCAGCGACAAGGGACTGTGCGGCAGCTTCAACACCAACATCGTCAAGACCGTGGGCGTCTACCTGCGTGAACACAAAGGTCGCGAGATCGCGCTCGGGCTGGTGGGCAAGAAGGGACGCGAAGCGCTGGGACGGCGCGGCTTCCCGATCCGGTTCGAGTACACCGCGATGCCAAAGGTGATCGGGTTTGCCGAGGCCGAAGCCGTGGCGCAGCCGGCGATGGAGGACTTCATCGCGGGCAAGGTAGACAGCGTGCACCTGGTCTACAACGAGTTCAAGTCGGTGATGCAGCAGAACCTGGTGGTGGAGCAGCTGCTGCCGATGGAGCCGATTGAAGTAGGCAAGAACGAAGCCGGCACCGTGGACTACCTGTACGAGCCCTCGCCGCAGCGGATTTTCGACGAACTGCTGCCGCGGTTGGTGGAAGCGCAGGTGTTGCGAGCGCTGCTGGAGTCGTCGGCGGCCGAACATGCCGCCCGCATGACCGCGATGGATGCGGCCACGCGTAACTCCGCAGACATGATCGAGGGGCTGACGCTCACCATGAACAAGGTGCGCCAGGCCGCGATCACCAGGGAAATTATCGAAGTGGTGTCTGGGTCGCAGGCACAGTAG
- a CDS encoding F0F1 ATP synthase subunit alpha, with protein sequence MQIKAEEISKIIRDQIGNYAVDVDVAEVGTVVSVGDGIARIHGVERAMAGEMLEFPNGLFGIALNLEEESVGAVLLGRSTAIKEGDVVKRTGRIISVPVGDEMLGRVVNSLGQPIDGKGPIPTTKSMPIERLAPGVVDRQPVKEPMQTGLKAIDGMVPIGRGQRELIIGDRQTGKTAVAVDAIINQKGLGVICIYNAIGQKQSTIAQVVRILEEAGAMEYTIVVAAGASDPAPMLYISPYSACTIGEYFRDTGRHCLVVYDDLSKHAQAYREISLLLRRPPGREAYPGDVFYLHSRLLERAAKLNNELGGGSLTALPIIETQAGDLSAYIPTNVISITDGQIFLEADLFNQGFRPAINVGNSVSRVGGSAQIKAMRSVAGTLRLDLAQYRELAAFAQFGSDLDPATQKQLNRGRRLTEILKQPQYRPLPVEKQVAIVFAATNGYLDPVAVERLRMYEDELFRFLESQRPDVLTSISTKKVLDDEVKGALKAALEEFGKQFATMV encoded by the coding sequence ATGCAGATCAAGGCCGAAGAAATTTCCAAGATTATCCGCGACCAGATTGGCAACTACGCCGTTGATGTAGACGTTGCGGAAGTAGGCACGGTGGTGTCGGTGGGCGACGGCATCGCGCGCATTCATGGCGTGGAGCGCGCCATGGCCGGCGAAATGCTGGAGTTCCCGAACGGCCTGTTCGGCATCGCGCTGAACCTCGAAGAAGAAAGCGTGGGCGCGGTGCTGCTGGGCCGCTCCACCGCCATCAAGGAAGGCGACGTCGTCAAACGCACGGGCCGAATCATTTCGGTGCCGGTGGGCGACGAAATGCTCGGCCGCGTCGTCAACTCGCTCGGCCAGCCCATCGACGGCAAGGGACCGATTCCAACAACGAAGTCGATGCCGATCGAGCGCCTCGCGCCCGGCGTTGTTGACCGTCAGCCGGTCAAGGAACCGATGCAGACGGGCCTCAAGGCCATCGACGGCATGGTGCCCATCGGCCGCGGACAGCGTGAGTTGATCATCGGCGACCGCCAGACGGGCAAGACCGCCGTCGCGGTGGACGCGATCATCAACCAGAAGGGCCTGGGCGTCATCTGCATCTACAACGCCATCGGCCAGAAGCAGTCGACGATCGCGCAGGTGGTGCGCATCCTCGAGGAAGCCGGCGCGATGGAATACACCATCGTGGTGGCCGCCGGCGCGTCCGACCCGGCGCCCATGCTCTACATCAGCCCGTACTCGGCCTGCACGATTGGTGAGTACTTCCGCGACACCGGTCGCCACTGCCTCGTGGTCTACGACGACCTCTCGAAGCACGCGCAGGCCTACCGCGAAATCTCCCTGCTGCTCCGGCGCCCGCCAGGCCGCGAAGCGTACCCGGGCGACGTCTTCTACCTCCACTCGCGTCTGCTTGAGCGTGCAGCCAAGCTCAACAACGAGCTTGGCGGTGGTTCATTGACGGCGCTGCCGATCATTGAAACGCAGGCCGGCGACTTGTCGGCGTACATCCCGACCAACGTCATCTCGATCACCGACGGCCAGATCTTCCTTGAAGCCGACCTGTTCAATCAGGGCTTCCGCCCCGCCATCAACGTCGGCAACTCGGTGTCACGCGTCGGCGGCTCCGCGCAGATCAAGGCCATGCGTTCGGTGGCCGGCACGTTGCGACTGGACCTCGCGCAGTATCGCGAACTCGCGGCCTTCGCGCAGTTTGGCAGCGACCTGGACCCGGCCACGCAGAAGCAGCTGAACCGCGGCCGTCGCCTCACGGAAATCCTGAAGCAGCCGCAGTATCGTCCGCTGCCGGTCGAGAAGCAGGTGGCCATCGTATTTGCCGCCACCAACGGTTATCTCGACCCGGTCGCAGTCGAGCGCCTGCGGATGTATGAAGACGAGCTCTTCCGCTTCCTCGAGTCGCAGCGTCCGGACGTGCTCACCAGCATCTCCACGAAGAAGGTGCTCGACGACGAGGTGAAGGGCGCGCTGAAGGCGGCGCTTGAAGAGTTCGGCAAGCAGTTCGCGACGATGGTGTAA
- the atpH gene encoding ATP synthase F1 subunit delta produces the protein MSVRSAARRYAAVLFEVVQAKGDLARVEGELNAFVALVDGHTELQTVLAHPAIPALKKRELIEQILNTSGEFSGEVRRLLLMLADRDRMGSVRDVAAAYTEKLMAHRKVVNAQIVTATELPGNQRDALAKALSAAVGAEVRLKESVDPSIMGGIVARVGSVVYDASLTRQLEKMRRQLLSPA, from the coding sequence ATGAGCGTTCGATCCGCTGCCCGCCGTTACGCGGCCGTGTTGTTTGAGGTCGTGCAGGCGAAGGGCGATCTGGCCAGGGTTGAAGGTGAACTGAACGCATTCGTCGCGTTGGTTGATGGCCACACTGAACTGCAAACCGTGTTGGCCCATCCCGCGATTCCTGCGCTGAAGAAGCGCGAACTCATTGAACAGATTCTGAACACGTCCGGCGAATTCTCCGGCGAAGTGCGTCGCCTGCTCCTGATGCTGGCCGACCGCGACCGCATGGGCAGCGTGCGGGATGTGGCCGCGGCCTACACCGAGAAACTGATGGCGCACCGCAAGGTGGTGAACGCGCAGATCGTCACGGCCACCGAATTGCCGGGCAACCAGCGCGACGCGTTGGCCAAGGCGCTCAGCGCGGCGGTGGGCGCCGAGGTGCGTCTGAAAGAGTCGGTAGACCCGTCTATCATGGGCGGCATTGTCGCCCGCGTGGGCAGCGTGGTGTATGACGCCAGCCTGACGCGGCAACTGGAGAAGATGCGCCGGCAATTGTTGTCGCCCGCATAA
- the selD gene encoding selenide, water dikinase SelD: MKKLTDYADCAGCASKLQAVDLERIMEGLQPAHVDDRILVDFQTADDAGVYRWSADSALVQTVDFFTPIVDDPYLYGQIAAANALSDVYAMGGEPRTALAIAALPKDGPAPEVVREIFRGGSDKLREAGVVLLGGHTVTDPEIKFGYSVTGHVHPDRVLTNAGARAGDVLVLTKALGTGVVVRATKFGRSTEIQLKSAVASMVTLNNTAARLAAALPPGVVSACTDITGFGLIGHATEVAQASGTTLAFNAGALPLLSGAAELAAANLPCGGRSNLGHFRRVIVGPDVAPEVALLCMDPQTSGGLLFSLAPDAAAGFVDQLTTAGVRATSVGRVEPRGADDVLVRLL, encoded by the coding sequence GTGAAGAAGCTCACCGACTACGCCGACTGCGCCGGCTGCGCCAGCAAGCTGCAGGCCGTCGACCTCGAGCGCATCATGGAAGGCCTGCAACCGGCCCATGTGGACGACCGAATCCTCGTGGACTTTCAGACCGCTGACGACGCCGGTGTCTATCGGTGGTCGGCCGATTCGGCGTTGGTGCAGACGGTAGACTTTTTTACGCCCATCGTTGACGACCCGTATCTGTACGGTCAGATTGCGGCGGCCAACGCGCTCAGCGATGTCTACGCGATGGGCGGGGAGCCCCGCACGGCCCTGGCAATTGCCGCGCTTCCCAAAGATGGACCCGCTCCCGAAGTGGTCCGCGAAATATTTCGAGGCGGTTCCGACAAGTTGCGCGAGGCCGGAGTTGTGCTGCTCGGAGGGCACACCGTCACCGATCCGGAGATCAAGTTTGGCTACTCGGTTACCGGCCACGTCCACCCCGATCGAGTCCTGACTAATGCTGGTGCCAGAGCCGGAGACGTCCTCGTACTCACGAAAGCTCTGGGAACCGGCGTTGTGGTGCGAGCCACCAAATTCGGTCGTTCAACAGAAATCCAGCTTAAATCAGCCGTTGCGTCCATGGTGACCCTCAACAACACCGCAGCGCGACTTGCCGCGGCCCTGCCACCGGGAGTCGTCAGCGCCTGCACGGATATCACCGGTTTTGGCCTGATCGGGCACGCCACCGAGGTTGCGCAGGCCAGCGGGACCACGCTGGCCTTCAACGCCGGAGCCCTTCCCCTCCTTAGCGGCGCAGCCGAACTGGCTGCGGCGAATCTGCCGTGCGGTGGCCGCTCGAACCTCGGCCACTTCCGACGGGTAATCGTGGGCCCGGATGTGGCACCCGAAGTGGCGCTCCTCTGCATGGACCCCCAAACGTCGGGCGGACTCCTTTTCAGCCTGGCGCCGGATGCGGCCGCGGGTTTTGTGGACCAGCTCACCACTGCAGGTGTGCGGGCGACGAGTGTCGGACGGGTCGAACCGCGCGGTGCCGATGACGTTCTTGTGCGGCTGTTGTAG
- a CDS encoding ParB/RepB/Spo0J family partition protein, producing MAIKRPALGRGLSALIRDTAPPPPREAPAVDRGRPTELDIDLLSPNPRQPRLHIDDARLEELAQSIRANGVIQPIVVRHVTAGADTAGTYEIVAGERRWRAAQRAGLLKVPVAVRDVPDDKLLEVALIENIQRENLNPIEEAQAYRSLSEDLHLSQESIAEQVGKDRATVANYIRLLRLHAEIRTALSDGALTMGHARALLSLTDEAAQRRVGRDVIARGLSVRETEALVRDETTAKSDAPEALKPKVDPNTRAAEEQLKLALGTRVRIVRKGKGGRIEVDFTNEEELQRLFEKLTES from the coding sequence ATGGCTATCAAACGCCCCGCGCTCGGACGCGGTCTCAGCGCGCTGATCCGAGACACCGCACCACCACCGCCTCGTGAGGCGCCGGCCGTCGATCGCGGCCGGCCTACCGAACTCGATATTGATCTGCTCTCGCCCAATCCCAGGCAACCGCGACTTCATATCGACGACGCGCGCCTCGAGGAACTGGCGCAGTCCATTCGCGCGAACGGCGTCATCCAACCGATCGTCGTCCGCCATGTCACCGCAGGAGCAGACACGGCCGGCACCTATGAAATCGTCGCCGGCGAACGACGATGGCGCGCGGCGCAACGCGCGGGCCTGCTGAAAGTGCCTGTCGCAGTGCGCGATGTGCCCGACGACAAACTCCTGGAAGTGGCGCTCATCGAAAACATCCAGCGCGAGAATCTCAACCCCATCGAAGAAGCGCAGGCGTATCGCAGCCTGTCCGAAGACCTGCACCTCTCGCAGGAATCGATCGCTGAACAAGTGGGCAAGGATCGCGCGACCGTGGCCAACTACATCCGGCTGCTCCGCCTGCACGCCGAGATTCGCACGGCGCTGTCGGACGGCGCGCTCACGATGGGGCACGCACGCGCGTTGTTGTCGCTGACAGATGAAGCGGCACAACGCCGCGTTGGGCGCGATGTCATTGCGCGTGGTTTGTCAGTGCGGGAAACGGAAGCGCTCGTCCGCGATGAGACCACTGCCAAGTCCGATGCCCCTGAAGCGCTCAAGCCCAAAGTTGACCCGAATACTCGCGCGGCTGAAGAACAGCTGAAACTTGCGCTCGGCACCCGCGTGCGCATCGTCCGCAAAGGCAAGGGCGGGCGTATTGAAGTGGACTTTACGAACGAAGAGGAACTTCAGCGCCTGTTCGAAAAATTGACGGAGTCCTGA
- a CDS encoding ParA family protein, with the protein MTKKARVISVSNQKGGVAKTTTSINLAASLAMADRRVLLIDLDPQANLTSGVGLKGQSAAAGTIYDALMTTGQPAQDFVLPTGVDHLFLVPADRHLTGAEIELVMLPDRDQRLRTFVNQLRGDYDYIFIDTPPSLGLLTLNALVAADTVLIPLNCEYFALEGIADLMSTLDRVREGLNPSLIVEGVLLTMYDDRTNLGQQVGTSIREFFGDQVFRTVIPRNVRLGEAPSHGVPVILYDARSRGAEAYVALAREFLSRDLAAVGSH; encoded by the coding sequence ATGACCAAAAAAGCTCGCGTCATCTCGGTGTCAAACCAGAAGGGCGGCGTCGCCAAAACGACGACCTCCATCAATCTGGCCGCCTCGCTCGCCATGGCCGACAGGCGCGTGTTGCTCATTGACCTGGATCCGCAGGCCAATCTCACCTCAGGCGTTGGCCTCAAGGGACAGTCCGCAGCCGCGGGCACCATCTATGACGCGCTGATGACTACCGGCCAGCCGGCCCAGGACTTTGTGTTGCCCACAGGCGTCGATCACCTGTTCCTGGTTCCCGCCGATCGCCACCTCACCGGCGCGGAGATCGAACTCGTGATGCTCCCCGACCGCGATCAGCGTCTGCGCACCTTCGTGAATCAACTGCGCGGCGACTACGACTACATCTTCATCGACACGCCACCTTCGCTCGGCTTGCTGACGCTCAATGCGCTCGTCGCCGCGGACACAGTATTGATTCCGCTGAACTGCGAATACTTCGCGCTCGAGGGCATCGCCGATCTCATGTCCACGCTCGACCGTGTGCGCGAGGGCCTCAACCCCAGCCTCATCGTTGAAGGCGTGTTGCTGACGATGTATGACGACCGGACGAATCTGGGCCAGCAGGTGGGCACGAGCATCCGCGAGTTTTTTGGCGACCAGGTGTTTCGCACCGTCATTCCGCGCAACGTGCGCCTGGGAGAAGCCCCCAGTCATGGCGTGCCGGTGATCCTGTATGACGCGCGGTCGCGCGGCGCCGAAGCGTATGTGGCGCTGGCGCGCGAATTCCTGTCGCGCGATCTCGCCGCGGTAGGGAGTCACTGA
- the rsmG gene encoding 16S rRNA (guanine(527)-N(7))-methyltransferase RsmG: MSRRITKAGGSASREQVTNLAAYVELLARWNKKINLTALRVDPLSDDAVDRLIVEPVMAARRVLASDQLVIDVGTGGGSPAIPLAVMASHVRLVMVEVKVRKCAFLREVVRQLNMPGASVENCRLEELLLRSELHESADVVTVRAVRPDKRLITAIQAFLKPGGRLFWFGAEASVRPEIQLPFISGHMEPLVAALGSQLWILDKNRK, from the coding sequence TTGTCCAGACGCATCACCAAGGCGGGCGGGAGCGCGTCTCGGGAGCAGGTCACGAACCTCGCCGCGTATGTCGAGTTGCTTGCGCGCTGGAACAAGAAGATCAACCTCACTGCGCTCCGCGTGGACCCCTTGTCTGATGATGCCGTTGACCGGTTGATCGTGGAACCGGTGATGGCCGCCAGGCGCGTATTGGCGTCCGATCAGCTTGTGATTGATGTGGGCACCGGTGGCGGATCGCCGGCCATCCCGCTTGCGGTGATGGCATCGCACGTGCGCTTGGTGATGGTGGAAGTGAAGGTGCGCAAGTGTGCGTTCCTCCGCGAGGTGGTGCGCCAGCTGAACATGCCTGGCGCATCGGTCGAGAACTGCCGGCTTGAGGAACTCCTTTTGCGTAGCGAGCTTCACGAGTCAGCCGATGTGGTGACGGTGCGGGCGGTGCGGCCCGACAAGCGGCTGATCACGGCGATCCAGGCGTTCCTGAAACCCGGAGGCCGTTTGTTCTGGTTCGGGGCAGAGGCGTCGGTGAGGCCGGAAATCCAGTTACCGTTCATTTCCGGTCACATGGAGCCGCTTGTGGCAGCACTTGGCAGCCAGCTTTGGATACTCGATAAGAACCGTAAGTAG
- the mnmG gene encoding tRNA uridine-5-carboxymethylaminomethyl(34) synthesis enzyme MnmG: MMATPDFDVIVIGAGHAGVEAAWAAARMGRRVGICTLSPETVALMPCNPAIGGTAKGHLVREIDALGGLMGRAIDATGLQFKLLNRSRGPAVWSPRAQADKRHYGRWVREALTGEANITWIFRRAGRVLVEAGHVSGLEFEDGGAVSCRALVVTTGTFLNGLVHIGDEQRPAGRAGEPPTHHLAESLRGFGFEMGRLKTGTPPRLDRRSIDFSRFKEDLGDDPPVPFSFSTDRIERPQMACHIVHTTEAVHDLVRAHIDQSPLYNGQISGVGPRYCPSLEDKVMRFPDKERHQIFLEREGLDVDEIYVNGMSMSLPAAIQDAIVHAMPGLEDAVVMRHAYAVEYDFVQPTELSLSLEAKRVPGLFLAGQINGTSGYEEAAAQGLMAGINAAQRCVDATPVVLGRDEAYIGILIDDLVTRGCLEPYRMFTSRAEHRLVLRIDNADLRLTAIGRAVGMVDDARWERFEARAARLDRNRAMAAATRVVVNGLTGTAAEALGRPLVSIDQVVSAGYAFETDGVREIDAATLEAECKYRGYLKRHDAQQARVESQHTRRIPEEFNYEGVPGLTREMVERLSSIRPETLGQAGRIPGVTPAALAIVASRVRNWGTGELRNWGTGELGN, encoded by the coding sequence GTGATGGCCACTCCTGATTTCGATGTGATTGTGATCGGCGCCGGCCACGCCGGCGTGGAGGCGGCGTGGGCCGCGGCGCGCATGGGTCGCCGCGTGGGGATCTGTACGCTGTCGCCTGAGACGGTGGCGCTGATGCCCTGCAATCCGGCGATTGGCGGTACGGCCAAGGGACATCTTGTTCGCGAGATCGACGCGTTGGGCGGCTTGATGGGCCGCGCGATAGATGCCACCGGGCTTCAGTTCAAGTTGCTCAACCGGAGCCGCGGTCCGGCGGTGTGGTCGCCCCGCGCGCAGGCTGACAAACGCCACTATGGCCGCTGGGTGCGCGAAGCGCTCACGGGCGAAGCGAATATCACGTGGATCTTCAGGCGCGCAGGTCGGGTGTTGGTGGAGGCCGGTCACGTATCGGGCCTGGAGTTTGAGGATGGCGGCGCGGTGTCGTGCCGCGCGTTGGTTGTCACCACAGGGACGTTCCTCAACGGCCTGGTGCACATCGGCGACGAGCAACGGCCGGCGGGTCGCGCCGGCGAACCACCCACCCATCACCTTGCGGAATCCCTGCGGGGGTTTGGATTCGAGATGGGCCGCCTCAAAACAGGCACGCCGCCACGGCTCGACCGCAGGAGCATCGACTTCTCGCGGTTCAAGGAAGATCTCGGCGACGACCCGCCTGTCCCGTTTTCCTTCTCGACCGATCGCATCGAGCGACCGCAGATGGCGTGTCACATCGTGCACACGACTGAGGCCGTGCACGATCTCGTGCGAGCGCATATCGATCAGTCGCCGCTGTACAACGGCCAGATCAGCGGCGTTGGGCCCAGGTATTGTCCGTCGCTCGAAGACAAAGTGATGCGGTTCCCTGATAAGGAACGCCACCAGATCTTCCTCGAACGCGAAGGCCTGGACGTGGATGAGATTTATGTGAACGGCATGTCGATGAGTCTGCCGGCCGCGATCCAGGATGCGATCGTGCATGCGATGCCCGGACTCGAAGACGCGGTGGTGATGCGGCATGCGTACGCGGTGGAGTACGACTTCGTGCAGCCCACCGAGTTATCGCTTTCGCTCGAGGCCAAGCGCGTCCCGGGGTTATTTCTTGCTGGGCAGATCAACGGCACCTCTGGCTACGAGGAAGCAGCAGCGCAGGGGTTGATGGCGGGAATCAACGCCGCGCAGCGGTGTGTTGACGCGACGCCGGTGGTGCTCGGGCGTGACGAGGCGTACATCGGCATTCTTATCGACGACCTGGTGACGCGCGGGTGTCTTGAGCCCTATCGCATGTTCACGTCGCGCGCGGAACACCGGCTCGTGTTGCGGATTGATAACGCCGACCTGCGGCTCACGGCCATTGGGCGCGCGGTCGGGATGGTTGACGACGCGCGCTGGGAGAGATTCGAGGCGCGCGCCGCGCGTCTCGATCGAAATCGCGCGATGGCCGCAGCCACTCGCGTGGTGGTCAACGGACTCACCGGCACGGCGGCCGAAGCGCTGGGACGGCCGTTGGTATCCATCGACCAGGTGGTATCAGCCGGCTACGCGTTTGAGACAGACGGTGTGCGCGAGATCGACGCGGCGACACTCGAGGCCGAGTGCAAGTACCGCGGCTACCTCAAGCGTCACGACGCCCAGCAGGCGCGCGTGGAGTCGCAACACACCCGGCGCATCCCCGAGGAATTCAACTACGAGGGCGTACCTGGACTGACCCGCGAGATGGTTGAGCGGTTGTCGTCGATTCGGCCCGAGACACTCGGCCAGGCCGGCCGAATCCCCGGGGTCACCCCCGCCGCCCTGGCGATCGTCGCCTCGCGCGTGCGGAACTGGGGAACTGGGGAACTTAGGAACTGGGGAACTGGGGAACTTGGGAACTGA